The Rhodococcus sp. X156 genome window below encodes:
- a CDS encoding VOC family protein, producing the protein MTEPVSSQSASTPTASALAGAPVWIELFSSDLDRADRFYGELLGWSAAHMGPEYGNYVQYSRDGKLAAGGMPNDGSSGGPDAWSVYLSTDDVEGTTASVTAHGGAVLVPPMPVMDLGTMAVYADPGQHPISAWQPGTHPGFGALAEPGFPAWFELHTRGYDQTVQFYRDAFGWDAHTASDAEDFRYTTLGEGASQSAGIMDVSRFPDDHHTGWSIYFTTEDTDASVAQGRELGATVIRPPEDTPFGRLATLADPTGIVFKLSGPTG; encoded by the coding sequence ATGACCGAGCCTGTGTCCTCCCAGTCCGCCAGCACGCCCACCGCATCCGCGCTCGCCGGAGCACCCGTCTGGATCGAGCTGTTCAGCTCCGACCTCGACCGTGCCGACCGCTTCTACGGTGAGCTGCTCGGCTGGTCCGCTGCGCACATGGGGCCCGAGTACGGCAACTACGTGCAGTACAGCCGGGACGGCAAGCTGGCGGCCGGGGGGATGCCCAACGACGGCTCCTCCGGGGGCCCCGACGCGTGGTCGGTGTACCTGTCCACCGACGACGTCGAGGGCACCACCGCGTCGGTGACCGCCCACGGCGGCGCGGTGCTCGTCCCCCCGATGCCGGTGATGGACCTGGGCACCATGGCCGTCTACGCCGACCCCGGCCAGCACCCGATCTCCGCCTGGCAGCCCGGCACCCACCCTGGCTTCGGCGCGCTGGCCGAGCCGGGCTTTCCGGCGTGGTTCGAGCTGCACACCCGCGGCTACGACCAGACCGTGCAGTTCTACCGGGACGCCTTCGGCTGGGACGCACACACCGCCAGCGACGCGGAAGACTTCCGCTACACCACGCTGGGCGAGGGTGCGTCGCAGAGCGCCGGCATCATGGACGTCAGCAGGTTCCCGGACGACCACCACACCGGCTGGAGCATCTACTTCACCACCGAGGACACCGACGCCTCGGTCGCGCAGGGCCGGGAGCTGGGCGCCACCGTGATCCGCCCGCCGGAGGACACGCCCTTCGGCCGGCTCGCCACCCTCGCCGACCCCACCGGGATCGTCTTCAAGCTCTCCGGCCCCACCGGCTGA
- a CDS encoding zinc-dependent alcohol dehydrogenase, whose protein sequence is MRAMVYRGPYKVRVENKDMPKIEHPNDAIIRVTQAAICGSDLHLYHGMMPDTRIGHTFGHEFIGVVEEVGPSVQNLQRGDRVMVPFNVYCGACYFCARGLYSNCHNVNPNATAVGGIYGYSHTCGGYDGGQAEFVRVPFADVGPSIIPEWMDEEDALLCTDALATGYFGAQLGDIVEGDTVLVLGAGPVGLYAAKSAWLMGAGRVIVVDHLEYRLEKARTFAHAETRNFAEYDDIVVEMKKTTDYLGADVVIECVGAEADGSFLQQVTSAKLKLQGGSPTALNWAIDSVRKGGNISVMGAYGPMFSAVKFGDALNKGLTLRMNQCPVKRQWPRLFEHIRNGYIKPNELVTHRIPLEHIAEGYHLFSAKLDDVIKPIIVPDAS, encoded by the coding sequence ATGCGAGCGATGGTGTACCGCGGGCCCTACAAGGTCCGGGTGGAGAACAAGGACATGCCCAAGATCGAGCACCCCAACGATGCGATCATCCGGGTGACGCAGGCGGCGATCTGCGGCTCTGACCTGCACCTCTACCACGGGATGATGCCCGACACCCGGATCGGGCACACCTTCGGCCACGAGTTCATCGGCGTGGTCGAGGAGGTCGGCCCCTCGGTGCAGAACCTGCAGCGCGGCGACCGCGTGATGGTGCCGTTCAACGTCTACTGCGGCGCCTGCTACTTCTGCGCGCGGGGGCTGTACTCCAACTGCCACAACGTCAACCCCAACGCCACGGCGGTCGGCGGGATCTACGGCTACTCGCACACCTGTGGCGGCTACGACGGCGGCCAGGCCGAGTTCGTGCGCGTGCCCTTCGCCGACGTCGGGCCCTCGATCATTCCGGAGTGGATGGACGAGGAGGACGCGCTGCTGTGCACCGACGCCCTGGCCACCGGCTACTTCGGTGCCCAGCTGGGTGACATCGTCGAGGGCGACACCGTCCTCGTCCTCGGCGCCGGCCCCGTCGGGCTGTACGCCGCCAAGTCCGCCTGGCTGATGGGTGCCGGCCGCGTGATCGTGGTCGACCACCTGGAGTACCGGCTGGAGAAGGCGCGCACCTTCGCCCACGCCGAGACCCGCAACTTCGCCGAGTACGACGACATCGTGGTGGAGATGAAGAAGACCACCGACTACCTCGGCGCCGACGTGGTGATCGAGTGCGTGGGCGCAGAGGCCGACGGCAGCTTCCTCCAGCAGGTGACCTCAGCCAAGCTCAAGCTGCAGGGCGGTTCACCCACTGCCCTCAACTGGGCCATCGACTCCGTGCGCAAGGGCGGCAACATCTCGGTGATGGGTGCCTACGGCCCCATGTTCAGCGCCGTGAAGTTCGGCGACGCGCTGAACAAGGGGCTGACCCTGCGGATGAACCAGTGCCCGGTCAAGCGCCAGTGGCCGCGCCTGTTCGAGCACATCCGCAACGGCTACATCAAGCCGAACGAGCTGGTCACGCACCGCATCCCGCTCGAGCACATCGCCGAGGGCTACCACCTGTTCTCGGCCAAGCTCGACGACGTCATCAAGCCCATCATCGTGCCGGACGCCAGCTAG
- a CDS encoding TM0106 family RecB-like putative nuclease, giving the protein MRRFGQTWLYSPRDVLAVLECEHRLQLEHAAAQHLLPRAAGGPDATLELVKSHGLRHEHDALAALGRVAEVRTIDVPGHDDPALLDAAQATTDAMDAGVPVIYQAVLLVDGFLGYADFLVGVDLGTGKPLLEADGRQRYEPVDTKLARHAKPTALLQLACYADALVRLGRPVPRQVHLWLGDGSRQAVPAADVLPLAQEYRGRVLAQLTAEPAVPTPTWGDARPACGTCGWLEHCADGRRQARDLSLVAGMRRDQIHRLREQGVATVDALATAADGQRPPTMGTDTWTRLRAQAALQVAGAGALPPRHEVFDPAGLALLPAPDPGDLYYDIEGNPFAEDGAGLEYLHGLVDTSERFTAFWAHNRPQEKQAFEQLVDALTAAAAAHPGMHVYHYAPYERTALTTLAARHATREEQVDQLLRDGRLVDLYGVVRRAVRVSTESYSIKKLEPLYMGAQLRTGDVTNAGDSIVQYEQAVEHRRAGRHAAADELLESIRDYNEYDCVSTHRLHQWLQSLQATTTSAPLPPAEVVERETPETELLAERLRTGVPDADRTPEQQATALVAAALGYHRRNQKTFWWEHFDRLRRPLTELVDDDAVVVLECAEGSEWAKPTPRSNLARTVTADTVSTPEDVASLGQQPFVVYGSPLPEHLEPSADSDRATHTGAKDLTVAVGSVSFTERAPKGSEGWTQLPLALTPAAPPHTAALEAVLCGLGEHLLDDPAPRAAWFALLTACPPVTPLPRTKDNVADITAAVAALDHGVLAVQGPPGTGKTYVGSHVIAALAQRGWRIGVTAQGHKTVENLLERVVALGATVAKEVPASGPRGTETWQTPKKLVDWMAAQEGGYVVGGTAWTFARPAVREHPLDLVVVDEAGQFSLPDALVTGSAASRILLLGDPQQLPQVSQGQHPEPVDVSALGHVLGEHALIPATHGYLLDVTWRMRPEVCAPVSALQYEGALHSHEQCIRRTLAGVAPGVHLVDVDHHDNRTRSDEEVAAVVQLVSGLLGAEWTDVDAAPRPLDQSDVLVVAPFNRQVVALRRGLDHAGYPDVAVGTVDKFQGREAAVVIVSMTTSSGDDLPRGVEFLLNRNRLNVALSRAMHTAYLVHSPLLRRITPTSTDGLRALGAFLGVLHSAEAPPAAG; this is encoded by the coding sequence GTGCGACGGTTCGGACAGACGTGGTTGTACTCGCCGCGGGACGTGCTGGCCGTGCTGGAGTGCGAGCACCGCCTGCAGCTGGAGCACGCCGCGGCGCAGCACCTGCTGCCGCGCGCCGCCGGGGGCCCCGACGCCACGCTCGAGCTGGTCAAGAGCCACGGCCTGCGGCACGAGCACGACGCGCTGGCTGCCCTGGGCCGCGTGGCCGAGGTCCGCACCATCGACGTCCCCGGCCACGACGACCCGGCCCTGCTCGACGCCGCCCAGGCCACCACCGACGCCATGGACGCCGGTGTCCCGGTGATCTACCAGGCGGTGCTGCTGGTGGACGGCTTCCTCGGCTACGCCGACTTCCTGGTCGGCGTCGACCTCGGCACCGGCAAGCCCCTGCTGGAGGCCGACGGGCGGCAGCGCTACGAGCCGGTGGACACCAAGCTCGCCCGCCACGCCAAGCCCACCGCGCTGCTGCAGCTGGCCTGCTACGCCGACGCCCTGGTCCGTCTCGGCCGCCCGGTGCCCCGCCAGGTGCACCTGTGGCTGGGCGACGGCTCGCGCCAAGCCGTGCCCGCGGCCGACGTGCTGCCGCTGGCCCAGGAGTACCGCGGCCGGGTCCTCGCCCAGCTCACCGCCGAGCCGGCCGTACCCACCCCGACCTGGGGCGACGCCCGCCCCGCCTGCGGCACCTGCGGCTGGTTGGAGCACTGCGCCGACGGACGCCGGCAGGCCCGCGACCTCAGCCTGGTCGCGGGCATGCGGCGCGACCAGATCCACCGGCTGCGCGAGCAGGGCGTTGCCACCGTGGACGCGCTGGCCACCGCCGCCGATGGGCAGCGACCGCCCACCATGGGTACCGACACCTGGACCCGGCTGCGCGCCCAGGCGGCGCTGCAGGTCGCCGGGGCCGGGGCGCTGCCGCCGCGGCACGAGGTGTTCGACCCCGCGGGCCTGGCGCTGCTGCCGGCCCCCGACCCGGGCGACCTGTACTACGACATCGAGGGCAATCCCTTCGCCGAGGACGGCGCGGGGCTGGAGTACCTGCACGGCCTGGTCGACACCAGCGAGCGGTTCACCGCGTTCTGGGCACACAACCGCCCCCAGGAGAAGCAGGCCTTCGAGCAGCTCGTGGACGCGCTCACCGCCGCGGCCGCCGCCCACCCGGGCATGCACGTCTACCACTACGCGCCCTACGAGCGGACCGCCCTGACCACGCTGGCCGCCCGGCACGCCACCCGGGAGGAGCAGGTGGACCAGCTGCTCCGCGACGGGCGGCTGGTCGACCTCTACGGAGTGGTCCGCCGCGCCGTGCGGGTGTCCACCGAGAGCTACTCCATCAAGAAGCTCGAGCCGCTCTACATGGGTGCGCAGCTGCGCACCGGCGACGTGACCAACGCCGGTGACTCCATCGTGCAGTACGAGCAGGCCGTCGAGCACCGCCGCGCCGGGCGCCACGCCGCCGCCGACGAGCTGCTGGAGTCGATCCGCGACTACAACGAGTACGACTGCGTCAGCACCCACCGGTTGCACCAGTGGCTGCAGTCGCTGCAGGCCACCACCACCTCCGCCCCGCTGCCCCCGGCCGAGGTGGTGGAGCGGGAGACGCCGGAGACCGAGCTGCTCGCCGAGCGGTTGCGCACCGGGGTGCCCGACGCCGACCGCACCCCCGAGCAGCAAGCCACCGCGCTGGTTGCCGCAGCGCTCGGCTACCACCGGCGCAACCAGAAGACGTTCTGGTGGGAGCACTTCGACCGGCTGCGTCGTCCGCTGACCGAGCTGGTGGACGACGACGCGGTGGTGGTGCTGGAGTGCGCGGAGGGCAGCGAGTGGGCCAAGCCCACGCCCCGCAGCAACCTGGCCCGCACCGTCACCGCGGACACGGTGTCCACCCCCGAGGACGTCGCCAGCCTCGGCCAGCAACCGTTCGTCGTCTACGGCTCGCCGTTGCCCGAGCACCTGGAGCCCAGCGCCGACTCCGACCGCGCCACCCACACCGGCGCCAAAGACCTCACGGTCGCGGTCGGCTCCGTCAGCTTCACCGAGCGTGCACCCAAGGGCAGCGAGGGGTGGACGCAGCTTCCGCTGGCGCTCACCCCCGCCGCTCCGCCGCACACCGCGGCCCTGGAGGCGGTGCTCTGCGGCCTCGGCGAGCACCTGCTCGACGATCCCGCGCCGCGCGCGGCCTGGTTCGCGCTGCTCACCGCCTGCCCGCCGGTGACCCCGCTGCCGCGGACCAAGGACAACGTCGCCGACATCACCGCCGCGGTCGCCGCCCTCGACCACGGGGTGCTGGCCGTGCAGGGACCGCCCGGCACCGGCAAGACCTACGTCGGCAGCCACGTGATCGCGGCGCTGGCCCAGCGGGGCTGGCGCATCGGGGTCACCGCCCAGGGGCACAAGACGGTGGAGAACCTGCTGGAGCGGGTGGTGGCCCTCGGCGCCACGGTGGCCAAGGAAGTCCCCGCCAGCGGCCCGCGCGGCACCGAGACGTGGCAGACCCCGAAGAAGCTGGTCGACTGGATGGCCGCGCAGGAGGGCGGCTACGTGGTGGGCGGCACGGCGTGGACCTTCGCGCGTCCGGCGGTGCGCGAGCACCCGCTCGACCTGGTGGTGGTGGATGAGGCCGGCCAGTTCAGCCTGCCCGACGCCCTGGTCACCGGCTCCGCGGCCAGCCGCATCCTGCTGCTCGGCGATCCCCAGCAGCTGCCCCAGGTGAGCCAGGGCCAGCACCCCGAGCCGGTGGACGTCTCCGCGCTCGGTCACGTGCTGGGCGAGCACGCGCTCATCCCGGCCACGCACGGCTACCTGCTCGACGTCACCTGGCGGATGCGGCCGGAGGTGTGTGCCCCGGTCTCGGCGCTGCAGTACGAGGGCGCCCTGCACTCCCACGAGCAGTGCATCCGTCGCACCCTGGCCGGCGTCGCCCCGGGGGTGCACCTGGTGGACGTCGACCACCACGACAACCGCACCCGCAGCGACGAGGAGGTGGCCGCAGTGGTGCAGCTGGTCAGCGGCCTGCTCGGTGCCGAGTGGACCGACGTCGACGCCGCGCCCCGGCCGCTCGACCAGTCCGACGTGCTGGTGGTCGCCCCGTTCAACCGCCAGGTGGTGGCGCTGCGGCGCGGCCTGGACCACGCCGGCTACCCGGACGTGGCGGTGGGGACGGTGGACAAGTTCCAGGGCCGCGAGGCGGCGGTGGTGATCGTCAGCATGACCACCTCCAGCGGGGACGACCTGCCCCGCGGCGTGGAGTTCCTGCTCAACCGCAACCGGCTCAACGTGGCGCTGTCCCGGGCCATGCACACCGCCTACCTGGTGCACTCGCCGCTGCTGCGGCGCATCACGCCCACCTCCACCGACGGCCTGCGGGCCCTCGGCGCCTTCTTGGGGGTGCTGCACTCGGCCGAGGCGCCGCCGGCTGCGGGGTAG